The Salinibacterium sp. M195 genome includes a window with the following:
- a CDS encoding ABC transporter permease: MTTTPPAAAASRLRRNATPSGKRRNGNLVVGIALIGLVVFAAVLSAFWTPFDPEGVFPGELLLPPGAEHLLGTDNFGRDVLSSILRGAQISLIVGLVAVGIAAVLGVPFGIVAGMNPGRLDQFMMRGNDILLAFPALLLAIIFGAVFGANTLTAMVALGIGSAPSFASIARSGTQQVMSREYVQASKASGKNCWFVGVKHVLPNISGILIVQASVSFGIAVLAEAALSYLGLGTTPPTPSWGRMLQDAQGYLYVQPLLVVWPGIAIAIAVLGFNLLGDGLRDRLDPRMQVKR, from the coding sequence ATGACGACAACACCTCCCGCTGCCGCGGCATCGCGCCTGCGCCGCAATGCCACACCCTCCGGCAAACGCCGCAACGGCAACCTTGTCGTTGGCATCGCCCTCATCGGACTCGTCGTCTTCGCCGCCGTGCTCTCCGCGTTCTGGACGCCCTTCGACCCCGAAGGCGTCTTCCCGGGAGAGCTCCTTCTCCCGCCCGGCGCCGAACACCTCCTCGGCACCGACAACTTCGGGCGCGACGTGCTCAGCTCGATCCTGCGCGGTGCTCAGATCTCTCTGATCGTCGGGCTCGTCGCCGTCGGCATCGCGGCCGTGCTCGGCGTGCCCTTCGGCATCGTTGCGGGCATGAACCCCGGCCGCCTCGACCAGTTCATGATGCGCGGCAACGACATCCTGCTCGCCTTCCCCGCCCTGCTGCTCGCCATCATCTTCGGCGCTGTGTTCGGGGCCAACACCCTGACCGCCATGGTCGCGCTCGGCATCGGTTCAGCGCCCTCATTCGCCTCAATTGCCCGCAGTGGCACCCAGCAGGTGATGAGCCGCGAATACGTGCAGGCGTCCAAAGCCTCCGGAAAGAACTGCTGGTTCGTTGGCGTGAAGCACGTACTGCCCAACATTTCGGGAATCCTGATTGTGCAAGCATCCGTCTCGTTTGGTATCGCCGTGCTCGCCGAAGCCGCCCTCTCCTACCTCGGGCTCGGAACCACCCCGCCAACACCTTCCTGGGGCCGGATGCTGCAAGACGCGCAGGGCTACCTCTATGTTCAACCGCTCTTGGTGGTGTGGCCCGGCATTGCGATCGCCATCGCAGTGCTCGGATTCAACCTCCTCGGCGACGGATTACGCGACCGGCTCGACCCCAGAATGCAGGTAAAACGATGA